TGACACAAATATCGATTTTGAAGGATTTATGGGTAAAAATGCAATTGTCTGAGATTTGATCAAAGTCAAGCAAATGTCCAATTGAGATcgaagatgatgatgatcttAAGTATGTGGTTATGGAAACAAGAAGTTTATGAGGATccataaaactttatattaccTAGACTCCTATTGAAGGAAGAGACAATCAACTAGATAAAGAGGTCCATATGACAGAAAGAGAGAATTATCGCTCATATGATTTGGTAAAgccataaattttttaagagtatGGTGTAAATCACAGTGATGGAGATAATGATAACAATATGGATAAAGACTACAATCCTGAGGATAATGACGATGATCATGACAAATTTCCAGGATTATATGATGATGACGACACGGATTGTGAACCAAACGAAAACGTTGTGAGAagtcaaataaatcaaaaggcTCAGTCTAGTGTCGGCTACCATGGCTTCATAAATATGAGAGCATATACAAGTCATATTTATAATCCTAATCCGTTTCAGTAGGTTTCTGAGCTAATAGTCGATGTTAAGAACATTGACATTAATAATCAGGAAACACaaacaaacaataatttaagAGTAATGGGTTTTTATGAGTCGAAAACTAAATTAATAGCTTTATTTGAAAGATACACTTTAGAGACAGTCTTTCAATAGAAAGTTGTTTACTTTAATACGAAACGTTATCAAATTAGGTGTCTAGATCGTCAATGCAATGGGAGGCTCTACTGGGTGTTACGTCGCATGGATAATGCACATAGTTGTTCAAGGGATAAAATATTGTCGCATCATAGACAGAAATGTGCTAGATCATTGGGAATTATCcttaaatcaatatttgtgGTTGATCATTTCTACCGACCAAACAAAATTATCTTCGACATGACATATAGGTAAAAGATCGATATTTCATACACCCAAGGGTGGCATACGAGGATATACGTTATAAATATATTACCAGGATCTCTTGAAGAGTCTTTTATGCTCTTAATTgagtattttcataatttgaagctAAAGAACCTAAAAATTTCTACACATATTGATGTTGATATGGAgaataagttcaaatttttcttcatgtgTTTAGGTTGTTCGATGAGGAGATTTCAACAATATTGTTgtcatgttatttatattaacgcTTCATATTTGAAGGGAAAGTACCTTGAgtctttttcattattattgtaaaagatgataataaccaaatttatttaCTTGCATTCAATATTGGTCACAAAGAGGGAATGGATATATGGATCTTGTTTTTAAGGTACGTACAAATGTGCATTGGAGATACTTCAGACTTGGTTGTCATTTCAGATAGACATCAAATAATTACGTTAATGACAACTGTATTTTTACATGTCCGTCATGACTTTTGTAACTATAAAAGGCAACATGCATGCACAGTTCAAAAACACCGaacatattaaaagattattttaaagagCTACAAAGGCGTATTGCCTGAGGGACTTCACATCTATCATGACTAAGATAAACCAGGTGAATCCTACAACAACTTTGTATTTGAGCAATATCGATTATGGAAAATAGGCACGTGCCTACTTTGAAAGATGACTATATAACATCATGACAATCAATATTGTTGGGTTCTTCAATGTTTTGACAAAAATTGTGCAATCTTTGTCTATCGCCATTTTGGTCGAGTTTATTAAGAACACAATgtaatattagttttataatcaacaaaatttagtaggtataagaacaaaattttgttgaattttatttaaccaTTATTAcattaggtttattttttatttttaattaggtGATTGATCTCACCCATCGACATCGTGGATGGAGGataagattattagatatatgcGTAAATCTACAAAATATGGTAGTCAAACCGATGAACGTCTATAGGTACGAAGTTCATGATGCACGATAGCATAAGTTCCTAGTTAATATTCTTTACCGGGCATACAACTGTgagactttgaattttttaaatctcacaattgtgattttaaaaacacaactaaacttaggtggaaaatgGTCCTTTGGCCCTTTAGGAATTATGGTCACTTGTGAAAGTAAAACATTTGACTTACTTGAATCCTGCATAATTGTgtctattttatttgtttgtaatttaaatAGAGTATTTACTAAAAGTTTTGATATTACaacttaaattttgattatgcaTCCAGAATAtccataaaaaaatactaaaattataattaatataattatatttttaaaaatatattattgatgattattatattaaatttgtatatacatattttatattttttatataaattttaaaattttttataataattttttattcacccgtaatattatatttacataatttttatactatttattttaattttcgcACTTACTAAATAGGCTTATTTTATATACCTATGCATATAAAACCATTGGACTAACACAATATACAAATTATTACATTGAAAGCGCCGTTCCAGTTGTCTCCCTAGAATATTATTACACAACACGCGCTTTTCTTTTTCGCTCGCTGTATAAACACCTCATCGTCTTTTTctcaaaaagacaaaaactcGTTACGCAATTTTCAAAACTCATCCAAAGAAAATCTCTGAGCTGCTTCACTTTACAGGTCACTCTACATTCTGAACTGAATCCTCTAATActtctttatttcaatttttttttaatctgttttCGTTTTGATCTCTCCAGTTTCAAGCTTGTTACGGCTACGgattttagctttttttttttcgatatttttgtttgatttttgtagataatttgtttgattgctAAGAGAGTGGAGGAAAATtaagagaagaaaggaaaacaaaatgTGTTGTTTTCAGCTGTTttgttttggaaaggaaaaaagaaatagtaacGAAAACAGTTGATTGATTTGTGAATTTTAATCTGTTTATGGCTGCTTGTTTACTGAGGAAATTGAGGAAAATGAAAAGAACGAAAGTTAATTCTAAGGTTTTAGATTTGTATTATAAAGTGTGGAgctcagttttcttttttattttcgctTCTGTTTCTGACGTTTTAGCTTCCGATACGGAGTTTATTGGCTAAATTTGCTCGAAGAATCCCAAACTTTTTGGTCTCTGTACTTTTGAGTATAACATTTTTGTTTGTGATTTATGAATTGGTAGTCTGGATATCATATAAATGTATTTGTCTTTATgcacattaattttttattacgtTCTTAGATGTTGACTTGGTCAAAGTTTAGGTTGTCCGGTAGAATCGGATCTTCTTGTTGCGAACAAGAAGTTTCAAGTACTTGAACTTTTGTTTTCATGCTTGTGTTGATTGTCTTCAAGTGGTTGCCTCcttgttttgatattttgtgaCGCCAAAAGTTAAAATTGTTCTGTTAGCATGTTGATCATTTGTGTGGGAAAGAGATATTATTGATTAGTGTTGGGATAAGTAGCTGATTCAAGCAGTTTAATTTGCTACAAGGACGAGCAGACATGAAAATGACAGTGGAACTCTAAATTATAAGTATTTTGTTTCACAGATTAATATAGGGCGGAGCTTTGTGATGTAAGCAAAATTTTGGCGAAATGATCCTGTCTATTCATATGAATGCAGTTAAACTTTTGTTCTTTCAAATTCTATAAGGTAGGTTTGGTTGGgtgcagtaaaaaaaaaaatagaaagaaagaagaagattgtGTGGTATAATGTAGTGGTTTGGTAAAGTTTATGGGTCCCAATGTGAATTATGTTTTTGCTGGATTGGTAATTATAGATATACTTCAGTAACAAAGAACCCCACCCTGTCCCTTTGGGGCGGAACCAATCACACCGAGGTTCAATCTCGGGGTACTGTTGGTAAGTCAAGAGTTTGATCATGAAATGTTGCTAAAGGAAACTTAAACTTATGCTCTTTTATACATGCAGTTTTCTTTTTTACCGCTTAAGCTACCCTTTGGGGGCACTTAAGGATTAAGttccttctttttcatatgTCTTATTTCTGGGTGTTGGGCTATGAGAACAAATTTAGTTGAAATGATGTTGGCAAACCATTGCTACATATTTGTGGAAGCTAAGTTTTCCTTTTCTCAACTTAGATTTGTGGATCATGGTCTTTCTTTCCATTAACATGGTTTGGATTTTGAAAGTTTTGCTCTGAGTAAGTCTCATAAATTTAGTCTATGGTGAGTAGTGAACTTCAGAGATCTAGTGAAAGCTATGGATagaatatttataagaaatgtTTAGAGTGGATTGCATTTTTTATTGCTTGTATTCCATACTTTATTATGGAATGTTATGGCGTTTTGTTGAGTTCACACCTTGTGTCGCGGGCTTCTACTCATACTATATGTCTTTGGGATTTGGTTTGCATTAGACATATCCAGCTTAACCCAGATATTAGGTCATAgtttacattttctttgtttgtaaGTATTTCCAATGCCTTAGGCTCTTAGGTTTATACAATTCTCAATATCTTAGGGGAAagagtgaaaattttttttcagagGTTTCTTGCATTAATTTGATGCACGGTGGTAGAAACACACAACACTTTCCAAACCATACATTGAGGTTACCACCTTTAGATCTGTTATTCAACCTCCTTGGGAATTCTGAAGTCAATGATGCAGCTTTAACAGCTAAGACATCACACAGGCATGGTGCCTATCCCATAATACCTTAtctatttatttctattctTCCACAATTCTTCCCTTATTCGGTTAACCTATACCGGTTAACTTGTAATTTAAATAGTTTACTTCTAAGAGAACAAAACAACTAAGTTCCCAATCTCATTGATAATCAGCAATATCCACTTGTAAACGTCCTCAATACCGTATCACATTTCCTTTGATTTGTCTCACGGGGTCTCAGGCTGCATAGAATTGTAGTCACAGTGGAAAGTTTAGACTTAATGAATGCAGCACACTCTGTGTAAGGCATAGCAATATTGTAATACTTCGTTTACATGTATCAGTTAATTTTACTTTGTTCAAGAAAATAATGCATCTCTTAAGTGTTTAGACTGCTATGACCTCAAGAGGTGGATTGAGTGGCTTAACCTTGGAACTCCAAGATTTAAATCCCCTTTGGGCCATCTGCCAGAATCTTGTACTACAAGTTTCTTGATTACCGAAGTTATTTACGTTTTAGTGGTCTgcattttcaaattgatatatacaTGGAAGGATTCAcatgttgaaaattaaaaaatatacaccTAATGAATGTTCTATTAATATAGGATCTCAAACTATATTCTGAAACAGCAATTTAACTATTACTTTTTCCTGTGATATTTATTAGCTTCGAGAAGAACTTTTTTCTTATTAGTGCTTCAAATTTTTGTATAATGCTAATCTGAttagtcttttctttttctctgccCCTCACAGATCAGTGAAAAATGCCTGAGATTGTATTGGGTTCACATACTGTAAGATCCCATGGACGTAAAGTTGCAAGGATACACATGTATGACTGGCTGATTCTTATACTCCTTGGTATAATAGAGATCATTTTAAACATCATAGAACCATTTCACCGCTTTGTTGGACAGGATATGATGACAGATCTGAAATATCCTATGAAAGCAAACACTGTTCCCTTTTGGGCTGTTCCTGTATGTTTTGGCTCTAAcataaaaattggataaattttcCTTTATCTGGAAATTTCATAACATTTACTTTTATGACAAGACAAAAgcatcttaatattattttatttcctgTAACAGTTGATTGGAATTTTGCTGCCTTTTATTATCATTTGTGCATACTATTTCTTCAGAAAGGATGTCTATGATCTGCACCATGCCATATTAGGTAGCCTTCTTCTGTTAGTACACTTATTAGTCTTGGGCTCCTCTATATGTTTTGATCTATGTTCATAGACTTAGTGAACCTTGACATGTGCTCAGGCCTTCTGTACTCTGTGCTTGTAACTGGTGTTATAACTGATGCAATTAAAGATGCTGTTGGTCGACCTCGCCCGGACTTCTTTTGGCGCTGTTTCCCAAATGGCACAGGGGTGGGTTTTCCCAATTCTTCCACTTCCCtagtttatattttagatttttcaattcaagttCAAAAAAGTCTATTCTTTATGTCTATTATTTCTAAGTATTCAATATATGATGGAACATGTCATTACCAGATTTTTGATCATGTCACAAAGAATGTTCTGTGTACTGGAGATAAGACTGTTATTAAGGAAGGACACAAAAGTTTTCCAAGTGGACATACTTCATGTAAGCAGTTCAATTACTTTGTGAGAGGGGTTGTGTTTCTTGTAATGCCCTTTTTTCAGTTTCCACAGCAGTTTACATATTGAAGAATGCAGATTATTAAGATATACTTTGGCCTCTTATGATAAACCATTTATCATTCGTCTTTCATCTCTTTCATGTCTAGTAGTGATAATCTCGTCTATTCAGATTACTTCACCATGTATATCAGATTTATCAATAGTTTTATGCAATATAGAAGTATCCCTGCaaaatttgttcaatttttttggtgCTAGAATAATCAATTTCTAGGTTCATTCATGGATCCTCTTTGTTTTCTAATTCTCATTCACTGAGAttgctattaaaaaaaataagaaaaaacaaggTTGTGTACTGagagatttatttgtttttatccACTTGCATTTGATTTTCGTAGGAAGAACGTGCTTACTTTCATATGGGgtttgtttaatttaagttatcaaatttcagtttctctTACTACATAAAAAACTGCTGAAGGAATTCTTGACTGTAAATATGCAGGGTCCTTTGCCGGCCTTGGTTTCCTTGCATTGTACTTGTCAGGGAAAATCCAGGTGTTTGATCGTAAAGGACATGTTGCAAAGCTGTGCCTTATTTTCCTACCTTTACTTGTTGCTTCTTTGGTAGCTGTTTCTCGAGTCGATGACTACTGGCATCATTGGCAAGATGTCTTTGGTGGAGCACTTATAGGTCTGCTTATGtaccattttctcttcttttttcttcctcttttgaCTGTTTTGGAATTCACTAACAAGCTTCTCACTATGAgttttttgcattttcttttgcTACCTCTCTTTTATGCAGGGATAACAGTCGCCACATTTTGTTACTTGCAGTTCTTTCCACCGCCATATGATGTGGATGGTATGGCTCTCATTTCTTTCAATCTATAttgcattttgttttatttggtcCTTTGGTGGTATGGCTCTCATTTCTCTCCATCTATAttgcattttgttttatttggtcCTTTGAAAATCGGCActcaataatagataaaattaggggtgtttaaaattggttaatcaAATTAGTTTGACTCTTTTTTAACCAAATTGGATTTTCAATTTGGAGAAAACTGTGAACCTAAACCAAACCAGTTTTGAATTGAACCAAAAATCATGAATAACCAGACTGAAATTTCCGTTAAGtgcttttgaaccaaatttctAGAAGGATGATCGTTCCAAACTTGGTAACGACCATTTTGGCTTTAGATTTGACATTTTCTTCAGTTTTTCTTCAATTCATCCAAAATGGTGAACAACCAGTGGAATGGGGTCATTCCTTGTTAAACAAACAGTCTGAGAAATGGAATGGGCGTTCCTGCCtttaaactttgttttttattttcaaatcgGGTTGGACTTGGTTACCATGTTGTCAGTCTAGTTATCGGTTTGGATACAGTTTACTAATTTTTTAGAGCACCCCTGAAGAGAACTATGGCCTGATTACTTGAGAAAACAGGCAGTTATGCTTCCAATGCTTCTCCCTCCATGATATAAAGCTATTACATATTCCATTGTATTGGAAATGCAGGTTGGGGGCCTCATGCATATTTCC
This sequence is a window from Mangifera indica cultivar Alphonso chromosome 5, CATAS_Mindica_2.1, whole genome shotgun sequence. Protein-coding genes within it:
- the LOC123217517 gene encoding lipid phosphate phosphatase 2-like isoform X1 produces the protein MPEIVLGSHTVRSHGRKVARIHMYDWLILILLGIIEIILNIIEPFHRFVGQDMMTDLKYPMKANTVPFWAVPLIGILLPFIIICAYYFFRKDVYDLHHAILGLLYSVLVTGVITDAIKDAVGRPRPDFFWRCFPNGTGIFDHVTKNVLCTGDKTVIKEGHKSFPSGHTSWSFAGLGFLALYLSGKIQVFDRKGHVAKLCLIFLPLLVASLVAVSRVDDYWHHWQDVFGGALIGITVATFCYLQFFPPPYDVDGWGPHAYFQMLSESRNGVPTNTTSRLNVQASELETVYIDSQPCREIPRSTTWDTSPMEDERRR
- the LOC123217517 gene encoding lipid phosphate phosphatase 2-like isoform X2 translates to MMTDLKYPMKANTVPFWAVPLIGILLPFIIICAYYFFRKDVYDLHHAILGLLYSVLVTGVITDAIKDAVGRPRPDFFWRCFPNGTGIFDHVTKNVLCTGDKTVIKEGHKSFPSGHTSWSFAGLGFLALYLSGKIQVFDRKGHVAKLCLIFLPLLVASLVAVSRVDDYWHHWQDVFGGALIGITVATFCYLQFFPPPYDVDGWGPHAYFQMLSESRNGVPTNTTSRLNVQASELETVYIDSQPCREIPRSTTWDTSPMEDERRR